In Amphiprion ocellaris isolate individual 3 ecotype Okinawa chromosome 3, ASM2253959v1, whole genome shotgun sequence, one genomic interval encodes:
- the asb15a gene encoding ankyrin repeat and SOCS box protein 15 yields MDATDDMDGDELLDRTVQMIIQESSQIEHHLPVTFGGEALKLAVAIKQGDMSVLQELCEFPAAFSQVDDLGRYPLHWAAVQPQVHILEIVLYASFSLTLEEKTLEGETFLTSAVKAGLVENVKMLLDHGASLHTTNSKNESPLLLAVRTGSHHMVSSLIARGARVKQVCLKKWTAMHEASRAGCVHIMELLLQNGGQVTETDQHGVTPLGIAAEYSHPEVLKLLIKHGADVNCQAPNGDSVLYDAAGSGNPDCIDILLQHGANPNIHNLSSQLPIHRAAYEGHYLALSILIPITTRRALRLSGQSPVHSAADGGHAHCLELLLQKGFDVNALLAPHISENYGDMRRTPLYFAVSNGDATCTDMLLKSGAQPDLDPLHCLLVAVRSGRYETVKLLLAAGADVNCYFTVVNDTLFPTALQYCLKDEVMMRLLLNNGYDAEKCFCCDHDDIWEDLSESGCSHHQEEKVAFCDFVSVSWLVNLVGRVVLILLEYVGQVSLCGKLTKMLKKHKEWPHIHRTTRSTRSLCHLSRVVIRKHLSCSALNSIQLPSRLKHYLLFTENDLYTKVISKED; encoded by the exons ATGGATGCTACTGATGACATGGATGGAGACGAACTTCTGGACCGCACTGTTCAGATGATAATTCAGGAGTCAAGTCAGATAGAACACCATCTTCCTGTTACATTTGGAGGTGAAGCTCTGAAGCTTGCAGTCGCCATAAAACAAG GTGACATGTCGGTCCTGCAGGAGCTCTGTGAATTCCCAGCTGCCTTCAGTCAGGTGGATGACCTCGGTAGGTATCCTCTGCATTGGGCAGCAGTCCAACCTCAAGTCCACATCCTGGAGATCGTGCTGTACG CATCTTTCAGTCTGACTCTGGAGGAGAAGACTTTGGAGGGTGAGACCTTCCTGACTTCAGCAGTAAAAGCTGGTTTGGTGGAAAATGTCAAGATGCTGCTGGACCATGGAGCTTCTCTTCACACCACCAACAGCAAAAATGAGTCCCCTCTGCTTTTAG CAGTCAGAACTGGATCTCATCATATGGTTTCTAGTCTGATAGCTCGGGGAGCTCGGGTGAAGCAGGTGTGTCTGAAAAAGTGGACGGCCATGCATGAGGCCTCCAGGGCCGGCTGTGTTCACATCATGGAGCTCCTGCTCCAGAACGGAGGTCAGGTTACAGAGACAGACCAGCATGGAGTGACTCCTCTGGGCATTGCTGCAGAGTACAGCCACCCTGAAGTCCTGAAGCTCCTCATCAAACACG GTGCTGATGTAAACTGCCAGGCGCCCAATGGTGACAGCGTCCTATATGACGCTGCGGGTTCGGGTAATCCAGACTGTATTGACATTCTGCTGCAGCATGGAGCAAATCCCAATATCCACAACCTGAGCTCCCAGCTGCCCATCCACCGAGCGGCATATGAAGGACACTACTT AGCTTTGAGCATTTTGATCCCAATCACCACTCGACGGGCCCTGCGACTGTCTGGTCAAAGCCCTGTCCACTCTGCTGCAGACGGAGGCCACGCCCACTGCCTGGAGCTCCTGCTGCAGAAAGGTTTTGATGTTAATGCGCTTTTGGCCCCTCACATCTCTGAAAACTATGGAGACATGAGGAGAACCCCACTGTATTTTGCTGTCTCGAATGGGGACGCTACATGTACTGACATGCTGCTAAAATCAGGGGCCCAACCTGACCTGGACCCACTGCACTGCCTCTTGGTGGCAGTCAGATCAGGCCGCTATGAGactgtgaagctgctgctggcagCAGGAGCAGATGTGAACTGTTACTTCACGGTGGTGAATGACACACTGTTTCCCACGGCGCTCCAATACTGCCTGAAGGACGAGGTGATGATGAGACTGCTCCTCAACAACGGCTATGATGCAGAAAAGTGTTTCTGTTGTGACCATGATGACATCTGGGAGGACCTGAGTGAGTCTGGATGCTCTCACCATCAAGAGGAAAAAGTTGCT TTTTGTGATTTCGTCAGCGTCTCCTGGCTGGTGAACCTGGTGGGCAGAGTTGTATTGATCCTCCTGGAATATGTTGGCCAGGTTTCTCTCTGTGGCAAACTGACCAAGATGTTGAAGAAACACAAGGAGTGGCCTCACATTCACAGGACCACTC GTAGCACTCGCTCTCTGTGTCACCTGAGCAGAGTGGTGATCAGGAAACATCTGAGCTGCAGTGCTCTGAATTCCATCCAGCTGCCCAGCAGGCTCAAACACTACCTCCTGTTCACGGAGAACGACCTGTACACCAAAGTAATCAGCAAGGAGGACTGA